In Nitrospira sp., one genomic interval encodes:
- a CDS encoding response regulator transcription factor: MTRPRVLLADDHTLVLEGFRRLLDDECELVGTVGDGRSLLEAVPQLKPDIVTLDISMPVLNGIDAARVLKVKYPQVKILFITMHADPAYVRAAFEAGASAYLLKRCVGEELGQALRAVQSGNFYVTPLVTKEVVEGMLRGIEGATPTGPELTTRQREVLQLLAEGHTVKDIAARLKISPRTVEFHKGQIMEQLNLHTTVELVKYALAQGLTGQT, encoded by the coding sequence ATGACCCGCCCCCGTGTGCTGCTGGCCGATGATCACACGCTGGTGTTGGAAGGGTTTCGCCGCTTGCTGGACGATGAATGCGAGTTGGTAGGAACCGTGGGAGACGGCCGTTCGTTGCTCGAAGCGGTGCCGCAATTGAAGCCCGATATCGTGACCCTCGACATCTCGATGCCGGTGCTCAACGGGATCGATGCCGCCCGTGTCCTCAAGGTGAAATATCCTCAGGTGAAGATCCTCTTCATTACGATGCATGCCGACCCGGCCTACGTCCGGGCGGCCTTTGAAGCCGGCGCCTCGGCCTACTTACTCAAGCGTTGCGTGGGGGAAGAGTTGGGGCAGGCGTTACGGGCCGTGCAAAGCGGTAATTTCTATGTCACTCCCCTGGTGACGAAGGAAGTGGTGGAAGGCATGCTGCGGGGCATCGAAGGCGCCACTCCTACAGGACCCGAACTGACCACTCGTCAGCGTGAGGTGTTACAGCTCCTGGCCGAAGGCCACACCGTCAAGGACATTGCGGCGAGGCTGAAGATTTCCCCGCGAACTGTGGAGTTTCACAAGGGCCAGATCATGGAGCAGCTGAATCTTCATACCACCGTTGAGTTGGTGAAGTACGCGCTGGCGCAGGGCCTGACCGGTCAGACCTGA
- a CDS encoding sensor histidine kinase — protein MASLDRQGSEAGREYAASAETPLSGRQAFVIAVAGFLAAGFFALDLFMPLGVANGILYSVVVLLSALTRYRWLPVLTASACSALTLVVVPFSPRVQGVPMWFEWGNHLFSLFGIWAPVAFVYQHRRSEGLLKEVNERLEQRVEERTADLDASRQALKRSEEQLHTLTGRILTAQEEERRRIARDLHDDVNQRLALLMMDLQAIERQVAPLSMETQEGVRSVLRSVEALSDDVRYMAYRFHPSILDDLGLKAALQRLLDDFSSRTGVKALFVHQPLDQPLDKTAETALYRVAQECLSNIARHARATRVEVEVTIEDDGLVLVVRDDGKGFDPAVVEQAEGGLGLLNMRERLLAVQGSCEVASAQGKGTTVTMHVPLMRVAT, from the coding sequence ATGGCGTCTCTCGATCGACAGGGGAGCGAGGCAGGCAGGGAGTATGCGGCATCGGCTGAGACACCGCTCTCCGGGCGGCAGGCATTCGTGATAGCGGTCGCAGGCTTCTTGGCTGCGGGGTTCTTCGCGCTGGACCTGTTCATGCCCCTCGGCGTCGCGAACGGCATCCTCTACAGCGTGGTGGTGTTGTTGTCCGCCCTCACCCGGTACCGGTGGTTGCCGGTTCTCACGGCGAGCGCCTGTTCAGCCCTCACACTCGTCGTCGTGCCCTTCAGCCCGCGCGTGCAGGGAGTTCCCATGTGGTTTGAGTGGGGCAACCACCTGTTCAGCCTGTTCGGTATTTGGGCACCGGTGGCTTTTGTTTATCAACATCGTCGGAGCGAAGGCCTACTGAAAGAGGTCAACGAGCGGCTTGAGCAGCGGGTGGAAGAACGGACCGCGGATCTGGATGCCAGTCGTCAAGCGCTGAAACGCAGCGAGGAGCAATTGCATACCTTGACCGGGCGGATCTTGACGGCGCAGGAGGAGGAACGGCGGCGGATCGCGCGGGACCTGCACGACGATGTCAATCAGCGGCTGGCCTTGCTCATGATGGATCTGCAAGCGATCGAACGTCAGGTCGCGCCGCTCTCCATGGAGACGCAGGAGGGCGTCCGGTCGGTGCTGAGAAGCGTCGAGGCGTTGTCGGACGACGTGCGGTACATGGCCTATCGGTTTCATCCCTCCATTCTCGATGACCTGGGCCTCAAGGCTGCGCTGCAGCGCCTCTTGGACGATTTTTCCAGTCGTACCGGCGTCAAGGCGTTATTCGTCCATCAACCGTTGGATCAGCCGCTCGACAAGACCGCGGAGACGGCGCTCTACCGCGTGGCGCAGGAATGTCTGTCCAACATCGCGCGCCATGCCAGGGCGACCAGGGTTGAGGTGGAGGTCACGATTGAAGATGACGGTCTCGTTCTGGTCGTGCGGGACGACGGCAAGGGGTTCGATCCTGCCGTCGTCGAGCAGGCCGAGGGCGGGTTGGGATTGTTGAACATGCGCGAACGGCTGCTGGCCGTACAGGGCTCCTGTGAGGTAGCGTCCGCGCAAGGAAAGGGGACGACGGTGACCATGCATGTTCCTTTGATGCGGGTGGCGACATGA
- a CDS encoding cupin domain-containing protein, giving the protein MPKKVAKSAAQSHDRQGIHVGVILRRLRKSRQLSVRTLADKCGFSPSFISQVELRQASPSIASTERIAAALGVTLGEFFQTATPSLPDVIRADARPVVQSEWSRAKIEALGPISDSSQLEPMMITLQPGGASGSRPYSREAEQLAVMIQGSLELTCEDQVHALKRGDAAHIPAGSRHCWRNRHRTPAQILIVTVRPRR; this is encoded by the coding sequence ATGCCGAAGAAGGTCGCCAAATCGGCCGCGCAGTCCCACGACCGACAGGGAATCCATGTCGGGGTCATCCTCCGACGGCTCCGGAAAAGCCGGCAGCTGTCGGTGCGCACATTGGCCGACAAATGCGGCTTCTCTCCGAGCTTTATTTCGCAGGTGGAACTCCGACAAGCCTCTCCGTCCATCGCGTCGACCGAACGGATCGCCGCGGCCCTCGGTGTCACCCTGGGAGAGTTTTTTCAGACCGCCACCCCGTCATTGCCGGACGTGATTCGAGCGGACGCCAGGCCGGTCGTCCAGAGCGAGTGGTCTCGGGCGAAGATCGAGGCCCTCGGTCCGATCAGCGACAGCAGTCAACTCGAACCGATGATGATTACGTTGCAGCCCGGGGGAGCCAGCGGGTCACGCCCCTACAGCCGGGAGGCGGAACAGTTGGCGGTCATGATTCAAGGGAGCCTCGAATTGACCTGCGAGGATCAGGTGCATGCATTGAAACGGGGAGACGCCGCGCACATTCCCGCCGGGAGCCGTCATTGCTGGCGCAACCGTCACCGAACCCCTGCCCAAATTCTCATCGTCACCGTGCGACCACGCCGTTAA
- a CDS encoding CPBP family intramembrane metalloprotease, with amino-acid sequence METKTPTLSPVEAAVTPPSSVGTPPPPYPYDPGFYRGVTWLSGAILCASLALLAWLSVTIPRLDRVPQAERALQLMVGRLMEVEAGIKALPPWEQGLYALVMGSGAHDREQAIEWYRELADESPDPFVDLHLAVLEAESGSLQEVRLKAGRWQRQGDPYRLFAQCLEAAYWGGPGGRSTALELQAHMAEWPISGWFYARLAGRLAQRAGDGPLLATIEGAAQKRVARLVTRSRLLAWAEVGLMVTGLGLFLQWLRRGRPADRFRVGAATLPPLWAGGLGMAVLLRGGAIGALITLTVLFTAGDIASLRVLAVPLSNLPLLALAYVHLFRPQRQTFASGLGLRLQARRLPHVGLVLMVVAAAGLVGEWVLGRIAEPFQLVGHWTEWFDADLAWGAPSTLLVSLSEYVLFAPLFEELAFRGLLFAVLRRRFVWWSAAAMSALLFAVAHGYGLIGFLSVLWSGLVWAWAYERTGSLWPGILGHAVNNLLVCLSLLTLLRP; translated from the coding sequence ATGGAAACTAAGACGCCGACCCTGTCGCCTGTCGAGGCTGCGGTCACCCCGCCCTCCTCTGTCGGTACCCCACCACCTCCGTATCCCTACGATCCAGGATTTTACAGGGGCGTGACGTGGCTGTCAGGAGCCATTCTCTGTGCCTCACTGGCCCTGTTGGCCTGGCTGTCGGTCACGATTCCGCGGCTCGATCGAGTCCCGCAGGCCGAGCGGGCACTCCAACTGATGGTCGGTCGGCTCATGGAGGTGGAGGCGGGGATCAAGGCCCTTCCTCCCTGGGAGCAGGGATTGTATGCGCTCGTGATGGGCAGCGGGGCCCACGACCGCGAGCAGGCCATCGAATGGTATCGCGAACTGGCGGACGAGTCCCCCGATCCCTTCGTCGACCTCCACTTGGCGGTTTTGGAAGCGGAGTCTGGCTCTCTACAGGAGGTCCGATTGAAGGCCGGCCGATGGCAGAGACAGGGAGATCCCTACAGGTTGTTCGCGCAATGTCTGGAAGCGGCCTATTGGGGTGGGCCGGGGGGGCGATCGACGGCGCTGGAACTCCAGGCACACATGGCGGAATGGCCCATCTCGGGATGGTTCTACGCTCGGCTCGCCGGCCGGCTCGCCCAGCGCGCCGGGGATGGGCCGTTACTTGCGACCATCGAGGGAGCGGCGCAGAAACGGGTGGCGAGGTTGGTCACTCGCTCGCGGCTGTTGGCCTGGGCTGAGGTGGGCTTGATGGTGACGGGCCTGGGCCTCTTTCTCCAGTGGCTGCGACGGGGGAGGCCGGCGGACCGTTTTCGCGTGGGGGCGGCCACCCTCCCGCCGCTCTGGGCCGGTGGGCTTGGAATGGCCGTCTTGCTGCGCGGCGGCGCCATCGGGGCGCTCATCACCTTGACCGTTCTCTTCACTGCCGGGGATATCGCTTCGCTACGGGTGTTGGCCGTTCCGCTATCGAACCTGCCCTTGCTGGCGTTGGCCTATGTCCACCTGTTTCGGCCTCAACGTCAAACCTTCGCCTCCGGATTGGGTCTCCGACTCCAGGCCCGCCGGCTGCCTCACGTAGGACTCGTGCTGATGGTCGTGGCCGCCGCTGGGTTGGTCGGGGAGTGGGTGCTGGGGAGGATCGCTGAACCGTTCCAGCTGGTCGGTCATTGGACGGAATGGTTCGATGCCGATCTGGCCTGGGGCGCGCCCTCGACGTTGCTCGTCAGTCTGTCGGAATACGTGCTGTTTGCCCCGCTGTTCGAAGAACTGGCCTTTCGCGGACTCTTGTTCGCCGTCCTGCGCCGCCGCTTTGTCTGGTGGTCCGCCGCTGCCATGAGCGCGCTGTTGTTCGCCGTGGCCCACGGCTATGGCCTGATCGGGTTCCTCAGTGTGCTGTGGAGCGGGCTGGTTTGGGCCTGGGCTTATGAACGGACCGGAAGCCTCTGGCCGGGCATCCTGGGGCATGCCGTCAACAACCTGCTCGTCTGTCTCAGCCTGTTGACCCTGTTGCGACCCTGA
- a CDS encoding alanine--glyoxylate aminotransferase family protein: MTPGTHYEDFTPPSRLLLGPGPSLVHQRVLTALSQPLIGHLDPLFLKMMNEVQTLLRDTFRTKNEFTVALSGTGSSGMEAVVANLIEPGDRALVGLNGLFGSRLAAMVERAGGTPVPIEAPWGTPISVDRLAEHLSRSAPVKAVLLVHAETSTGAWQPLDGVAALCRSHDALLIVDAVTSLGGVPVEVDAWGVDACYSGTQKCLSCPPGLAPLTLSPRAVAALRARRTPCRSWYLDLSLIADYWADERRTYHHTAPISMLYALREALRIVHEEGLPKRFARHQQASHALLAGLETLGLHPLPPADHRLPMLNCVTLPDHVEDAVVRTQLLTDYGIEIGGGLGPLRGRVWRIGLMGESCRQAHVLTLLRALEEIFVGRGWLSRPGQAVQAALNIYSRS; the protein is encoded by the coding sequence ATGACTCCCGGCACCCATTACGAAGATTTCACGCCCCCGTCGCGCCTCCTGCTGGGCCCTGGCCCGAGCCTGGTACACCAGCGTGTCCTGACCGCCCTGTCTCAACCGCTGATCGGCCATTTGGATCCCCTGTTCCTGAAGATGATGAACGAGGTTCAGACGCTGCTCCGCGACACATTTCGCACCAAGAATGAGTTCACCGTCGCCCTGTCAGGCACGGGCTCGTCCGGAATGGAGGCGGTCGTCGCCAACCTGATCGAACCGGGTGATCGCGCGCTGGTCGGGCTGAACGGCCTATTCGGTTCCCGCTTGGCCGCCATGGTCGAACGGGCCGGCGGCACACCTGTGCCCATCGAAGCCCCGTGGGGGACGCCCATTTCCGTCGACCGTCTGGCAGAACACCTCAGTCGTTCGGCGCCCGTGAAGGCGGTCTTGCTCGTCCATGCCGAAACCTCCACCGGTGCCTGGCAGCCTCTCGATGGGGTGGCGGCCCTCTGTCGCAGCCACGACGCGTTGCTGATCGTCGATGCGGTGACCTCGCTCGGCGGGGTGCCGGTCGAAGTGGATGCCTGGGGGGTCGATGCCTGCTACAGCGGCACGCAGAAGTGCCTGAGCTGTCCTCCCGGCTTGGCTCCGCTCACACTCAGTCCGCGCGCGGTCGCGGCGCTCCGTGCCCGGCGCACTCCCTGCCGGAGTTGGTATCTGGATCTCTCTTTGATCGCCGACTATTGGGCCGACGAGCGGCGCACCTATCACCATACCGCGCCTATATCGATGCTCTACGCACTCCGTGAGGCGTTACGGATCGTGCATGAGGAGGGACTTCCGAAACGGTTTGCTCGTCACCAACAGGCGAGCCATGCCTTGCTGGCAGGCCTGGAGACCTTGGGGCTCCACCCCCTTCCCCCGGCCGACCATCGACTCCCCATGCTCAATTGCGTGACGCTGCCCGATCACGTCGAGGATGCGGTCGTACGAACCCAGCTGCTCACGGACTACGGCATTGAAATCGGCGGAGGCTTGGGGCCCCTGCGCGGGCGGGTCTGGCGAATCGGGCTCATGGGCGAATCGTGCCGGCAAGCCCATGTGTTGACCCTGTTGCGCGCACTGGAAGAGATTTTCGTAGGCCGCGGATGGCTGTCCCGTCCAGGCCAAGCCGTGCAGGCAGCCCTTAACATTTACAGTCGTTCCTAG
- a CDS encoding DUF3365 domain-containing protein, which translates to MSRGGLWIVAAGVAGFCAAVTYWVIALALAESRKADMVSPERVTTFIHAVLEANRANYTQNVVDKLHDQGVVEALEHWKEEKGLPLPAQFLLESGRLVAQKGMKLSFRLASLTPIYVWNGPNSEFERRGLEAVMNAPGKPFTGFFQQAGVRYFQGIYADRAVSESCVSCHNGHVNSPRRDYKLNDIMGGVIITIPISEAP; encoded by the coding sequence ATGAGTCGAGGCGGTTTATGGATCGTGGCAGCGGGAGTGGCCGGCTTTTGCGCTGCCGTCACCTATTGGGTCATTGCGCTGGCCCTGGCCGAATCACGCAAAGCGGATATGGTGTCTCCGGAACGCGTCACGACCTTCATCCATGCCGTGTTGGAGGCCAACCGGGCCAACTACACTCAGAACGTCGTCGACAAGTTACATGACCAAGGCGTGGTGGAGGCCTTGGAGCATTGGAAAGAGGAGAAGGGGCTGCCGCTCCCAGCCCAGTTTTTGTTGGAGTCCGGCCGCTTAGTCGCACAGAAGGGGATGAAGCTGAGCTTCCGTCTGGCCAGCCTCACCCCCATCTACGTCTGGAACGGACCGAACAGCGAATTCGAGCGGCGCGGGCTTGAAGCAGTCATGAATGCCCCGGGAAAACCCTTCACGGGGTTTTTTCAACAGGCCGGCGTGCGTTATTTCCAGGGGATCTATGCCGACCGCGCGGTTTCCGAAAGTTGCGTCTCTTGTCACAACGGCCACGTCAACAGCCCTCGGCGCGACTATAAGCTGAACGACATCATGGGGGGCGTGATTATCACTATACCCATCAGCGAGGCGCCATGA
- a CDS encoding amidohydrolase family protein: protein MTIAIRRLRILDGLGHRLERGTLVIEGSHLVAVGPDREVRLPRGTTRIDGGGLTVLPGLIDCHVHFCLGAEADVVAAVERESSALTLLKAADLARRTLQAGFTTVRDVGFRDHAVFALKQAIGSGMTPGPRILAAGLAICMPGGHARFIGREAAGIEAVRAAVQDQLAAGAEVIKLIASGGVLTPGTSPDEAQMTVEELTAAVEIAVAHGRHVAAHAHGASGMKNALRAGVHSIEHATLMDDEAAALMMQRGVFMVPTLSALATTAACPAGCGIPDSARAKAKNMVRRHEKSFRAAASRGVPIALGTDAGTPFNYHGDNAQELERMVALSMTPMEAITAATSAAARLLRLDREIGTIAAGMQADLLFVEGNPLRQIGLLRRKDRIAGVMQQGTFVFGPLAAAAPYRRS from the coding sequence ATGACGATCGCCATTCGCCGGCTCCGGATTCTTGACGGCCTCGGTCACCGCCTCGAACGAGGGACCCTGGTGATCGAGGGATCGCATCTTGTCGCGGTCGGACCGGACCGGGAGGTGCGTCTGCCACGCGGAACGACACGGATCGACGGCGGCGGACTCACCGTCCTGCCGGGGCTCATCGATTGCCATGTGCATTTTTGCCTGGGAGCGGAAGCGGATGTCGTCGCCGCAGTGGAACGCGAATCCTCGGCTCTTACCCTGCTCAAGGCTGCCGACCTGGCGCGCCGGACGCTGCAGGCAGGCTTCACGACAGTCCGGGACGTCGGGTTTCGCGACCACGCGGTCTTCGCGCTCAAACAGGCCATCGGCTCCGGCATGACTCCGGGCCCCAGGATCCTGGCCGCCGGCTTGGCGATCTGCATGCCTGGCGGGCATGCTCGATTCATCGGCCGGGAGGCCGCCGGGATCGAGGCCGTTCGTGCTGCGGTGCAGGATCAGCTGGCCGCAGGGGCCGAGGTCATCAAGCTGATCGCTTCAGGGGGGGTACTGACGCCGGGCACGTCCCCCGATGAGGCCCAAATGACCGTCGAGGAACTGACGGCGGCCGTGGAAATCGCCGTGGCCCATGGACGCCACGTGGCAGCCCACGCCCATGGGGCGAGCGGAATGAAGAATGCCCTCCGCGCCGGGGTCCATTCCATCGAACATGCGACCCTCATGGACGACGAGGCCGCAGCCTTGATGATGCAACGCGGGGTCTTCATGGTCCCCACCCTGTCCGCTTTGGCCACGACCGCGGCCTGTCCGGCCGGTTGCGGCATTCCGGACAGCGCCCGCGCCAAGGCCAAGAACATGGTTCGCCGGCACGAGAAGAGTTTTCGCGCCGCCGCCTCGCGAGGAGTGCCCATCGCCCTTGGCACGGACGCGGGGACGCCCTTCAATTACCATGGAGACAACGCCCAGGAACTGGAACGCATGGTCGCGTTGAGCATGACGCCCATGGAGGCGATCACGGCTGCGACCTCGGCAGCCGCTCGACTACTGAGGCTGGACCGGGAAATCGGAACCATTGCGGCGGGCATGCAGGCGGATCTACTGTTCGTCGAGGGAAACCCGCTCAGGCAGATCGGCTTGTTGAGGAGGAAAGACCGCATCGCGGGCGTGATGCAGCAAGGGACGTTCGTGTTTGGTCCGCTGGCAGCCGCCGCGCCTTATCGACGTTCGTAG
- a CDS encoding DnaJ domain-containing protein, whose protein sequence is MPRVDYYRVLGLSRDVSDDEIKKAYRKLVFQHHPDRNPDDQKAQDKIREINSAYEVLGDPERRRTYDRLHWGDEPRSETVDPAAILDEMEKKLFDEGRKEVFAVLMTMLPRIRAELAVIRERTVAQQGYDSFKVPIIEERASEIIEEFVTPEMEQRKQRLLEVALQMMAAQSVVARGDEGGLRTLRGRLDEAFRKGRLKGFTAAAELLYERR, encoded by the coding sequence ATGCCGCGAGTCGATTACTACCGCGTCCTCGGCCTGTCCCGCGACGTCTCCGACGATGAGATCAAAAAAGCCTACCGCAAGCTGGTGTTCCAGCACCACCCGGATCGGAACCCCGACGATCAGAAGGCTCAAGACAAGATCCGCGAGATCAACTCCGCCTATGAGGTGCTCGGCGATCCGGAACGTCGACGCACCTACGACCGCTTGCATTGGGGAGACGAGCCGCGGAGCGAGACGGTCGATCCGGCCGCCATCCTCGATGAAATGGAGAAGAAGCTGTTCGACGAGGGGCGGAAAGAAGTCTTCGCCGTCCTGATGACGATGTTGCCGCGGATCAGGGCTGAGTTGGCGGTGATTCGGGAGCGGACGGTGGCGCAGCAGGGCTACGATTCTTTCAAGGTCCCGATCATCGAGGAGCGAGCCTCGGAAATCATCGAGGAGTTCGTGACGCCCGAGATGGAGCAGCGCAAGCAGCGGTTGCTCGAAGTGGCTCTGCAGATGATGGCGGCGCAGTCGGTGGTGGCGCGCGGTGATGAAGGCGGCCTGCGGACGCTCCGGGGACGGCTCGACGAAGCCTTCCGCAAAGGACGGTTGAAGGGGTTTACGGCGGCGGCCGAGCTCCTCTACGAACGTCGATAA
- a CDS encoding MFS transporter encodes MTWTAGITRYQWLVLFVAWLGWVFDAMDATIYAIVLHPALQDLLQAGATGSPVSDEQIGWYGGIVFSIFLVGWAIGGIGFGLAADYFGRTTTLVATILMYAVFTGMAALSQEWWHLALSRFLTALGIGGEWAAGAAIVAETWPEDARAKAAGILQSAWGGGFFLAAALNLWMKDSGWRALFLVGVLPAFVALFVRWWVKEPDRWIQAHDRESRSAQTAFRHLKELFQPALRRGTLVGSTLAFVAVFGLWGATNWAPTLVRAMPDLQGQDRAEMTTSVSYAIMALNLGAMAGYLGFGPLAERLGRRLVFALMCVGSLVMLPATYFVPHSFPEVLLLLPVLGFFNNGIFSGFPIYLPELYPTRLRATGAGFCFNVGRVLASAAPFVTGWLVTTLGSFNRAAGTIALIYVLGLLVLPFAPETRGKPLPE; translated from the coding sequence ATGACGTGGACGGCAGGCATCACCCGCTACCAATGGCTGGTGTTGTTTGTCGCCTGGCTCGGTTGGGTGTTCGATGCCATGGACGCCACGATCTACGCCATCGTCCTTCATCCGGCGCTACAAGACCTCTTGCAAGCGGGCGCGACCGGCAGCCCGGTCAGCGACGAACAGATCGGGTGGTACGGCGGCATCGTCTTTTCGATCTTCCTGGTGGGCTGGGCAATCGGCGGAATCGGATTCGGCCTCGCGGCCGATTACTTCGGCCGGACCACCACTCTGGTCGCCACGATCTTGATGTACGCCGTCTTCACCGGGATGGCGGCGTTGTCCCAGGAGTGGTGGCACCTCGCGCTCTCCCGATTCTTGACCGCCCTCGGCATCGGCGGCGAATGGGCGGCAGGTGCGGCCATCGTGGCCGAAACCTGGCCTGAGGACGCCCGAGCGAAGGCCGCCGGCATTCTGCAATCGGCCTGGGGCGGAGGCTTTTTCCTCGCCGCCGCCCTCAATTTGTGGATGAAGGACTCCGGCTGGCGGGCCTTGTTTCTCGTCGGCGTGCTCCCGGCCTTCGTCGCCCTCTTCGTCCGTTGGTGGGTAAAGGAGCCGGATCGCTGGATCCAAGCTCATGACCGTGAGTCGCGTTCAGCCCAGACGGCCTTCAGGCACCTGAAAGAATTGTTTCAGCCTGCGCTCCGACGGGGCACCCTGGTCGGCTCGACCCTCGCCTTCGTCGCGGTGTTCGGTTTGTGGGGAGCGACCAACTGGGCCCCCACCTTGGTCCGTGCCATGCCCGACCTCCAAGGACAGGACCGGGCCGAGATGACCACGAGCGTGAGTTATGCCATCATGGCGCTGAATCTTGGAGCCATGGCCGGGTATCTGGGATTCGGTCCGCTGGCAGAGCGGCTCGGCCGGCGTCTCGTGTTCGCCCTGATGTGTGTGGGCAGCCTGGTCATGTTGCCGGCCACCTATTTTGTGCCGCACAGTTTTCCGGAAGTGCTGCTGCTCCTCCCGGTCCTGGGATTTTTCAACAACGGCATCTTCAGCGGTTTTCCGATTTATCTCCCTGAACTATACCCGACACGGCTGCGGGCGACCGGCGCGGGCTTCTGTTTCAACGTCGGACGGGTCCTGGCGTCGGCCGCTCCCTTCGTGACCGGCTGGCTCGTCACCACACTGGGCTCCTTCAACCGGGCCGCCGGCACGATCGCCTTGATCTACGTACTGGGGTTGCTCGTGCTGCCCTTCGCGCCGGAGACCAGAGGTAAACCGTTGCCGGAGTGA
- the pxpB gene encoding 5-oxoprolinase subunit PxpB, translating into MTDSPPDDLPRFLPLGDQALTVEFGRTLDRRTNELVLAFVAAAEKACLPGVIEIVPTARSATLYFNPLVADVDRLQEYLRRLVEQSQARPRRSPRRHTIPVWYGDEAGPDLLDLAQSVDLTADAVIALHASVTYRVFMLGFSPGFPYLGRVPDRIAVPRLATPRTRVEAGSVGIAGPQTGIYPQSSPGGWRIIGRTPVRLFALDRPHPFLLAPGDRVRFVPIGKEEFTSLNGPTP; encoded by the coding sequence ATGACCGATTCGCCGCCTGACGATCTGCCCCGCTTTCTGCCGCTCGGTGACCAGGCCCTCACGGTCGAATTCGGCCGGACCCTCGACCGTCGCACGAATGAGCTGGTCCTGGCCTTCGTTGCCGCAGCGGAAAAGGCGTGTCTCCCCGGTGTCATCGAAATCGTGCCGACCGCTCGTTCCGCGACCCTCTACTTCAATCCGCTTGTGGCCGATGTGGACCGTCTGCAGGAATACCTTCGCCGGTTGGTCGAGCAGTCTCAGGCCCGTCCACGGCGATCACCCCGCCGTCACACTATTCCCGTGTGGTACGGCGATGAGGCTGGACCGGACCTGCTCGACCTGGCGCAATCCGTCGACCTGACAGCCGACGCCGTCATCGCCTTGCACGCCTCGGTGACCTATCGAGTCTTCATGTTGGGCTTCAGCCCTGGATTTCCCTATTTGGGCAGGGTCCCGGACCGCATCGCCGTTCCTCGACTGGCGACGCCTCGCACCCGCGTCGAAGCCGGCTCCGTGGGCATTGCCGGCCCTCAAACGGGGATCTATCCGCAAAGCAGCCCGGGCGGCTGGCGCATCATCGGCCGCACACCGGTTCGGCTCTTTGCGCTGGACAGGCCTCACCCCTTTCTCTTGGCCCCAGGAGATCGGGTCCGCTTCGTACCCATCGGGAAGGAGGAGTTCACCAGCCTGAACGGTCCCACGCCATGA
- a CDS encoding LamB/YcsF family protein yields the protein MTTHRTIDVNCDLGEGRTPGERHLETQLMDIVTSVNVACGVHAGSAAVMRQTVRLAHARGLAIGAHPGLADREHKGRREQALSPDFARELVAAQVSDLLAICRTEGARLTHVKPHGALYNMAAGDPALADAVAAGIAQIGPQLVLIGLAGSQLLRAGRAAGVTVAAEGFADRAYRPDGQLVARHLAGALIEEETAVVSRARSLILHGTIQAIDGSLLQMHIDTLCLHSDTAGAVRLAFALRKMLKQEGITVQRLPHAG from the coding sequence ATGACGACGCACCGAACCATCGATGTGAATTGTGACTTGGGAGAGGGGCGCACGCCGGGCGAGCGACACCTGGAAACGCAGCTCATGGATATCGTCACCTCAGTGAACGTGGCCTGCGGAGTCCATGCGGGGTCGGCAGCGGTGATGCGGCAAACCGTACGGCTGGCCCATGCGCGCGGCCTGGCGATCGGAGCCCATCCGGGATTGGCGGACCGCGAACACAAAGGCCGGCGGGAACAGGCGCTTTCTCCCGACTTCGCACGCGAACTGGTCGCCGCGCAGGTGAGCGATCTCTTGGCCATTTGTCGCACGGAGGGGGCTCGACTCACCCACGTCAAACCACACGGCGCCCTGTACAACATGGCCGCCGGAGATCCTGCGCTCGCCGACGCAGTGGCCGCGGGCATCGCCCAGATCGGCCCGCAGCTGGTCTTGATCGGCTTGGCAGGGTCCCAACTGTTACGGGCAGGACGAGCTGCGGGAGTGACGGTAGCAGCCGAAGGGTTCGCCGATCGAGCCTACCGACCGGATGGGCAGCTCGTTGCACGGCACCTTGCCGGCGCCCTGATCGAGGAGGAAACGGCGGTCGTCTCCCGCGCCCGCTCTCTCATCCTCCATGGGACCATCCAGGCGATCGACGGCTCGTTGTTGCAGATGCACATCGACACGCTCTGTCTACACAGTGACACCGCCGGCGCCGTCAGACTGGCCTTCGCCCTGCGCAAGATGCTGAAACAGGAAGGCATCACGGTACAGCGACTCCCCCATGCCGGCTAA